In Deltaproteobacteria bacterium, the following proteins share a genomic window:
- a CDS encoding exonuclease SbcCD subunit D C-terminal domain-containing protein, with the protein MKLIHTSDWHLGRALYGRKRYEEYEAFLDWLAALIESEDIDVLLVAGDVFDNSTPSNYAQELYYRFLCRVAASPRRHVVVTAGNHDSPSFLNAPRELLKFLNVHVVGCASASPGDEVVVITGPDQAPLLIVCAIPYLRDRDIRTAAAGESLEDKERKIIDGIRTHYRMVYEAAEEKHSALKKTVPIVAMGHLYTAGGQTVDGDGVRELYIGSLLKVGTDVFPETIDYLALGHLHIPQTVGGSDFIRYSGSPLPIGFGEAGQEKSLVLAEFSDRSPKVAKISVPRFQELKTLRGDWQTIARDIDVLKSGGSNAWLEVLYEGDVIAGDLRSRLDEAVQGSGLEILRVKNNRVLERAISGMGAGETLDDLDVTDVFHRCLESHEILEDQRPALLDSYREIMVAINEQDSMLE; encoded by the coding sequence ATGAAGCTCATCCACACCTCCGACTGGCACCTTGGCCGCGCCCTGTATGGCCGCAAGCGATATGAAGAATACGAAGCCTTTCTTGACTGGCTGGCGGCGCTCATCGAGAGCGAAGACATCGACGTGCTCCTGGTAGCCGGGGATGTGTTTGACAACAGCACGCCCAGCAACTATGCCCAGGAGTTGTATTACCGTTTTCTTTGCCGTGTGGCCGCCTCGCCCAGACGCCATGTTGTGGTCACGGCGGGAAATCACGACTCGCCCTCTTTTTTGAACGCCCCCCGGGAGCTCCTGAAATTTCTCAACGTCCACGTCGTGGGGTGCGCATCCGCGTCACCCGGAGATGAGGTAGTCGTGATTACCGGACCGGATCAGGCGCCCCTGCTGATCGTCTGCGCCATCCCCTATCTCCGGGACCGTGACATCCGCACCGCCGCGGCGGGAGAGAGCCTGGAGGACAAGGAACGAAAAATTATCGACGGGATCAGAACGCATTACCGGATGGTTTATGAAGCGGCTGAAGAAAAACACTCCGCGTTGAAAAAAACCGTTCCTATTGTCGCCATGGGACATCTCTATACGGCAGGCGGTCAGACGGTTGACGGCGATGGGGTGCGTGAACTGTATATCGGCTCTCTCCTGAAGGTCGGAACGGATGTGTTTCCTGAAACCATTGATTACCTTGCCCTGGGGCATCTTCATATCCCCCAGACCGTGGGCGGGTCGGATTTCATCCGCTATTCCGGTTCGCCTCTGCCAATCGGCTTCGGGGAAGCCGGACAGGAAAAGAGCCTGGTTCTTGCTGAATTTTCGGACAGGTCGCCCAAGGTGGCCAAAATTTCCGTCCCCCGGTTCCAGGAACTGAAGACCCTGCGGGGGGATTGGCAAACCATTGCCCGGGACATCGATGTACTGAAGTCCGGAGGGAGCAACGCCTGGCTGGAGGTCCTCTATGAAGGAGACGTGATCGCCGGTGATTTACGCTCGCGCCTGGATGAGGCCGTCCAGGGGAGCGGCCTGGAGATCCTTCGCGTCAAGAACAATCGGGTATTGGAACGTGCCATAAGCGGCATGGGTGCAGGCGAAACACTCGATGATCTCGACGTGACGGACGTTTTCCATCGCTGCCTCGAATCGCATGAGATCCTTGAAGACCAACGACCGGCTCTTTTGGATTCCTATCGGGAAATCATGGTCGCCATCAACGAGCAAGATTCGATGTTGGAGTAG
- a CDS encoding virulence protein RhuM/Fic/DOC family protein, with protein sequence MKEEPRGEIVIYRAKGGKTALEVRLEGETVWLSQKMMSDLFQKSVPTINEHIKNIYAEAELKQKSTIRKYRIVRKEGKRDVERDVDFYNLDVIISVGYRIKSQRGTQFRIWASQVLKDHILMGYSINEKRLREQNARLLELQKTVGLLQRVMEGRELARDEATGLLQVITDYSYALSLLDQYDHQQLQIRHTTKKIPFALTYEAARRAIDKLGEESGKKGQSVALFGREKDQSFKSSLGAIYQTFGGKEVYPSVEEKAAHLLYFVIKNHSFIDGNKRIGAFLFIWFLDAGGILYAEDGRKRIGDNALVALTLMIAESLPEDMDIITKVIVNLINRDNT encoded by the coding sequence ATGAAAGAAGAACCCAGAGGTGAGATTGTTATCTATCGGGCAAAAGGGGGCAAGACTGCCTTAGAGGTTAGGCTCGAAGGTGAGACAGTATGGCTTTCCCAGAAAATGATGTCGGATCTATTCCAAAAATCGGTTCCAACGATAAATGAGCATATAAAAAATATTTATGCTGAAGCCGAGCTAAAACAAAAATCAACTATTCGGAAATACCGAATAGTTCGAAAAGAAGGTAAGCGCGACGTTGAGCGGGATGTTGACTTTTATAACCTCGACGTCATCATCTCTGTCGGCTACCGAATCAAGTCTCAGCGCGGCACCCAGTTCCGCATCTGGGCTTCCCAGGTCCTGAAAGATCATATCCTAATGGGTTATTCCATCAACGAAAAGCGGCTGCGGGAACAGAACGCCCGCCTCCTTGAATTACAGAAGACCGTTGGCTTGTTGCAGCGGGTCATGGAAGGCCGGGAGCTGGCCCGCGATGAAGCCACGGGGCTTCTCCAGGTGATCACGGATTACTCCTATGCCTTATCGCTTCTGGATCAGTACGATCACCAGCAGTTACAAATCAGACATACCACGAAAAAAATTCCTTTTGCCCTGACCTATGAAGCGGCGCGGAGAGCCATCGACAAACTTGGAGAGGAGTCGGGAAAAAAAGGACAATCCGTGGCATTATTCGGACGGGAAAAGGATCAATCGTTCAAAAGTTCCCTGGGCGCCATCTACCAGACCTTTGGAGGAAAAGAAGTCTATCCCAGCGTCGAAGAGAAGGCGGCCCACCTACTCTATTTCGTGATCAAGAATCACTCGTTTATCGACGGCAACAAGCGTATAGGGGCTTTCCTGTTTATCTGGTTTCTGGATGCCGGCGGCATTCTGTACGCCGAAGACGGCCGCAAGCGAATAGGCGACAATGCTCTCGTGGCACTGACCCTTATGATTGCGGAGAGCCTGCCCGAAGATATGGACATTATCACCAAGGTCATCGTGAACTTGATCAACAGGGACAACACGTGA
- a CDS encoding ABC transporter ATP-binding protein, translated as MTLLKVRNIETYYGPIMAIKGVSFEVAEGSIVTILGANGAGKTTILKTISGVMDPKKGTIEFMGQRIDSMAPDKIVRLGISQVPEGREVFHDLTVKENLLMGAYLRKDREDIKRDLDMVYAYFPVLKERTTQLAGDLSGGQQQMVVIARALMARPKLMLLDEPSLGLSPLLVKEIYAIIVRINKEQGTTILLIEQNAPMALSVASHGFVLELGRIVMDDTCQALLANEDVKEFYLGIKEEGIRGTKRWKRKKKWR; from the coding sequence ATGACTTTGCTTAAGGTCCGGAACATAGAAACCTATTACGGTCCCATCATGGCCATCAAGGGGGTGTCCTTCGAAGTGGCCGAAGGGTCCATTGTGACCATTTTGGGGGCCAACGGCGCCGGCAAGACCACTATTTTAAAAACCATCTCCGGAGTGATGGACCCGAAAAAAGGGACCATCGAATTTATGGGGCAGCGCATCGATTCCATGGCCCCGGATAAGATCGTCCGGCTGGGGATTTCTCAGGTCCCCGAGGGAAGGGAAGTCTTTCATGATTTGACGGTCAAGGAAAACCTCCTTATGGGGGCTTATCTGAGAAAGGACCGGGAGGACATCAAAAGAGACCTGGATATGGTTTATGCCTATTTCCCGGTTTTAAAAGAACGAACCACTCAATTGGCCGGAGATCTGAGCGGCGGCCAGCAGCAGATGGTCGTTATTGCCCGGGCCTTGATGGCCCGGCCCAAACTCATGCTTCTGGACGAACCTTCTCTGGGACTTTCCCCGCTGTTGGTCAAAGAAATCTACGCCATCATTGTGCGGATCAATAAAGAACAAGGAACGACCATTCTGCTCATTGAACAGAACGCCCCCATGGCCCTTTCGGTGGCCAGCCATGGATTTGTGCTGGAACTGGGCCGGATCGTTATGGACGACACCTGCCAGGCCCTGTTGGCCAATGAAGATGTTAAGGAATTTTATCTGGGTATCAAAGAAGAAGGCATTCGGGGGACAAAACGGTGGAAGAGGAAGAAAAAATGGCGGTAA
- a CDS encoding AMP-binding protein, with protein sequence METQIPPEANTVPRLFWKRVGQWSDRTALREKVHGLWQEISWREYGQKAKMASLGLMALGLEPGDRAAIISENNPEWLYSDMGILAAGGVTVGIYPTDSTHQVEYVLNHSGARFYIAEDEEQLDKVLEIRHKTPGLQKIIVMDMEGLRHFSDPMVMSFTELLELGKQSDQQDPGLFLQRLQGPQPGDLAILIYTSGTTGPPKGAMISHQNILSTMEMQNSVNPGYESDEVLSFLPLCHIAQRMVSAFNPLLGGYKINFVEELDTIPENMREVSPTIFFAVPRIWEKFYSALVLTMKDSTGLEKLAFRLALAVGQKVSDCRLNGSAPPLYLTGLFKLADWTVMKNLKKSIGLNRARYCLSGAAPISPDLLQFYHSLGIDIREVYGQTENCGPTSIHYENDVRFGTVGKPLPQARIRIAEDGEILLKGPHVFMGYYNDPEKTRETIVDGWLHTGDVGRIDENGHLIITDRKKDIIITAGGKNITPSEIENQLKFSPYINDAVVIGDGRKYLTALIMIDDENVMKFAQDNRVPFTTYASLTKAGEIIDLIQKELDEVNKKFARVETIKKFKLIDIQLTTDDEEITPTMKLKRKFINEKFRDVIESMY encoded by the coding sequence ATGGAAACACAGATACCTCCCGAAGCGAATACGGTACCCCGGTTATTTTGGAAACGGGTCGGCCAGTGGTCCGACCGGACGGCCTTACGGGAAAAGGTCCACGGCCTCTGGCAGGAAATTTCCTGGCGGGAATACGGCCAGAAGGCCAAGATGGCCTCCCTCGGACTGATGGCTCTGGGGCTGGAACCGGGCGACCGTGCGGCCATTATCAGCGAGAACAACCCCGAGTGGCTTTACAGCGATATGGGCATCCTGGCCGCCGGCGGAGTGACCGTAGGCATCTACCCCACCGACTCCACCCACCAGGTCGAATATGTCCTCAACCACAGCGGGGCCCGGTTTTATATCGCCGAGGATGAAGAACAATTAGACAAAGTTTTAGAAATCCGCCATAAAACCCCCGGTCTCCAAAAAATCATCGTCATGGACATGGAAGGGTTGCGGCATTTTTCCGACCCCATGGTCATGAGCTTCACTGAATTATTGGAACTGGGGAAACAATCGGATCAACAGGACCCCGGACTTTTTTTGCAACGCCTCCAGGGTCCCCAGCCCGGGGATCTGGCCATCCTGATATACACCTCCGGCACCACCGGCCCGCCTAAAGGGGCCATGATTTCCCATCAAAACATCCTCAGCACCATGGAGATGCAAAACAGCGTCAATCCGGGGTATGAAAGCGACGAAGTCCTTTCCTTCCTGCCCCTTTGCCATATCGCCCAGCGCATGGTCTCGGCCTTCAACCCTTTACTCGGCGGCTATAAAATAAACTTTGTCGAAGAATTGGACACCATTCCGGAAAATATGCGTGAAGTTTCGCCGACGATTTTTTTTGCCGTTCCCCGCATCTGGGAAAAATTTTATTCCGCACTGGTGCTCACCATGAAGGATTCCACCGGCCTGGAGAAGCTGGCCTTTCGTTTGGCCCTGGCCGTCGGTCAAAAGGTCTCGGACTGCCGGCTTAACGGCTCCGCGCCGCCTCTTTATCTCACTGGGCTGTTCAAACTGGCGGACTGGACGGTAATGAAGAACCTTAAAAAGAGTATCGGCCTCAACCGGGCCAGGTATTGCCTTTCCGGAGCAGCGCCCATCTCTCCCGATTTATTACAATTCTATCACTCCCTGGGTATCGATATCAGAGAAGTCTATGGGCAAACGGAGAATTGCGGCCCCACTTCTATTCATTATGAGAATGATGTCCGGTTCGGCACGGTGGGCAAGCCCCTGCCCCAGGCCCGGATCCGCATCGCCGAAGACGGGGAAATCCTCTTAAAAGGCCCTCATGTCTTTATGGGCTATTATAATGATCCCGAAAAAACTCGAGAGACCATCGTTGACGGCTGGCTCCATACCGGCGACGTGGGCCGCATCGATGAAAACGGACATTTGATCATCACCGACCGGAAAAAAGATATCATCATCACCGCCGGCGGAAAGAATATCACCCCTTCGGAAATCGAAAACCAGCTCAAATTCAGCCCCTACATCAACGATGCGGTAGTCATCGGAGACGGACGCAAATACCTGACGGCCCTGATTATGATCGATGATGAAAACGTCATGAAATTCGCCCAGGACAACCGGGTTCCCTTTACCACCTATGCCAGTCTGACCAAGGCCGGGGAAATCATCGATCTGATTCAAAAGGAATTGGATGAAGTCAATAAAAAATTTGCCCGGGTGGAAACCATTAAAAAATTTAAGCTCATCGATATTCAGCTCACGACCGATGACGAAGAGATCACTCCGACCATGAAACTGAAGCGGAAGTTTATCAATGAAAAGTTCAGGGATGTAATCGAATCCATGTATTAA
- a CDS encoding type II toxin-antitoxin system RelE/ParE family toxin codes for MLLEWTLKAIGDLREAGQYIAEDNPEAAEKMAKRVQEAVEYLLKHPNMGRPGRLHNTRELVISGTPFLVVYWVRGNAVQILRVLHHSRKWP; via the coding sequence ATGCTTCTTGAGTGGACCCTAAAAGCAATAGGCGATCTTCGAGAAGCAGGCCAATATATTGCCGAAGACAATCCTGAAGCTGCAGAAAAAATGGCTAAACGGGTCCAGGAAGCGGTCGAATATCTTTTAAAACATCCGAATATGGGAAGACCGGGCAGGCTGCACAACACAAGAGAACTGGTAATTTCCGGGACCCCATTTTTAGTGGTTTATTGGGTACGTGGAAATGCGGTTCAGATATTACGGGTCTTGCACCATTCAAGGAAGTGGCCTTGA
- a CDS encoding ribbon-helix-helix protein, CopG family → MAKTSLISVRMPERLAERLENLAKATDRSKSYLASMAIEEFIAVQEWQVQAIREGIAEAEAGKLVGHEKALKELKKWSKR, encoded by the coding sequence ATGGCGAAGACATCGTTGATATCTGTTAGAATGCCGGAACGTTTGGCCGAACGATTAGAAAATCTGGCCAAAGCAACGGACCGATCCAAGTCTTACCTGGCCTCAATGGCCATAGAAGAATTTATTGCCGTTCAAGAGTGGCAAGTTCAAGCTATTCGTGAAGGGATTGCCGAAGCGGAAGCCGGAAAATTAGTCGGTCACGAAAAGGCGTTAAAGGAACTGAAAAAATGGAGTAAAAGGTAG
- a CDS encoding ABC transporter substrate-binding protein, with protein MKKGLLFGGLVLLLGLGVSGALLAEEGMTDTEVVIGSHQDLSGPIAGWGTQVKLGLEMRAREINEAGGIHGRKIRLVIEDNAYDPKKAIMVTNKMISRDHVFAFVGNMGSPTAGASKPIISGKKIPQMFPLTAASLFFDPYDRYSFGGWVPYYDQARCAIKYFVEKKGYTKIGLLYQDDEMGAIMKKGMEDQLAVHKLKPIAEESYKRGDTVFSTQIAKLKKADVQLVVLATVIRETVGALKEIKQLNWKVEAVGLTPAYTHTVIDLCLKAGFSPNGFYATGQTPYVYPESPIASIRTFCKKHKEWFGKEPDIPTSAGYTALDFFAKVAAKVGKNLTREKWIDAAEHYGVYKDENFGGVDVRFTPTNHQGAFEAILTQVQNDKFVKIADVSYR; from the coding sequence ATGAAAAAAGGATTATTGTTCGGGGGTTTGGTTTTATTGTTGGGATTGGGGGTTTCAGGAGCGCTGCTGGCCGAAGAAGGGATGACGGACACCGAGGTTGTCATTGGCTCCCATCAGGATTTAAGCGGCCCCATTGCCGGCTGGGGGACCCAGGTAAAATTGGGATTGGAGATGCGGGCCCGGGAGATCAACGAGGCCGGCGGCATCCACGGCCGAAAAATCCGGCTGGTGATCGAAGACAATGCCTATGATCCGAAAAAGGCCATCATGGTGACCAATAAAATGATCAGCCGGGACCATGTATTCGCCTTTGTCGGCAATATGGGATCGCCGACGGCCGGGGCCTCCAAACCGATCATTTCCGGGAAGAAGATCCCCCAGATGTTCCCGTTGACGGCCGCTTCCCTGTTTTTCGATCCCTATGACCGGTACAGCTTTGGCGGGTGGGTTCCCTATTATGATCAGGCCCGGTGCGCCATCAAATATTTTGTGGAAAAAAAGGGGTATACTAAAATCGGCCTCCTGTACCAGGATGATGAAATGGGGGCCATCATGAAAAAAGGGATGGAGGATCAGCTGGCGGTTCACAAGCTAAAACCGATAGCCGAGGAATCCTATAAACGGGGGGATACGGTATTCAGCACACAGATCGCCAAGCTCAAAAAGGCCGATGTTCAGCTTGTGGTTCTGGCAACGGTCATCCGTGAAACGGTCGGGGCCTTGAAAGAGATCAAGCAACTCAACTGGAAGGTGGAGGCAGTCGGGCTGACTCCTGCTTATACCCATACGGTCATTGATCTGTGCCTTAAGGCGGGCTTCTCTCCTAACGGGTTTTATGCCACGGGTCAAACCCCTTATGTCTATCCGGAAAGCCCCATCGCCTCCATTCGGACCTTTTGTAAGAAACACAAGGAATGGTTCGGTAAAGAACCTGACATTCCCACATCCGCCGGTTACACCGCGCTGGACTTTTTTGCCAAGGTGGCTGCCAAGGTGGGTAAGAACCTGACCCGGGAAAAATGGATCGATGCCGCCGAACATTATGGTGTGTATAAAGATGAAAATTTTGGCGGTGTAGATGTTCGTTTTACACCCACCAACCATCAAGGGGCCTTTGAGGCCATCCTGACCCAGGTTCAGAATGATAAATTCGTCAAAATAGCCGATGTCAGTTATCGATAG